In the Glycine max cultivar Williams 82 chromosome 6, Glycine_max_v4.0, whole genome shotgun sequence genome, tatatatatatatatatatataactttttcttacaaaaaagaaaaagaaaacgcaAAGACACACACCAAGATATCATTTGactatttctcttttttataaaattatattattacagCTATATGTTTTGaagcatgatatttttttattcaaaattcttTCGCTGCACTCAATTAGATTAACGTGTTATCATCATATTTTCAGTTCAGACTTTTTTTAAACTCttctttgttattatatttattttttgtattaaatattgttataaaaattatttgtattgaTGATAGGTGAAATAATTTcactaattttgattttctaattatttttctaacacAAAGAATCCCATGAGAGAGAGTAATAATGAGGCCAAAAACTTTGTTTTAAATTTCCTTaagatatgatatgatattcAAAGCTTACAAAGTATATGGGTACAAATACTGCATATCAACATTTATTATTCACATTTCTCAATCTACACCTGTTTTGGTTCCTCAATCCACTTGGATCTTAGCAACTTGAGCAGCATTCTTGCCTTTGTTTTAGTTTTGGTGCCACACTGACTCTGCAGAAGAAACAGCAACTGAGTCAAAACTCCAGCTCCAATTGCTTCCTCTCTTGCACGCCCAAAGTCACAACAAACAATTGCAAGTATCCCAACAGCACTCTCACTACACTCTTGATTACACACCCTGAAAACCATCTTCACCAGAGTCTCAACCCCATTAGGATGATTCACCAAAGCCTCTTTAGCACTATCCAGCACCAAAAGCTTCTTTATTATCGCCATCGCCAATGGAGCCGCGTTCTTCTGCCTTGTTTCACAACCTGAAATGTATGTTATGGCCCCATCAATTGCTCCTTCCCTCACCAAATTCTCTCTGTTAGATTGCAAGGAACATAATGCTAACATGGCCTTAATTGCAACAACCTTGGAAACCTCACAGTTTTGGCGAACAAGTACAACAATCTCATGCACTAGTTTGTGAGAGTGTCCAAGCATGTGACATACCTCTTCTGTTTGTGGAGATGCTGTTGAATCTATGAGATGGCAAAGACTAGTCTTAACCGAGCTAGTTCCTTTTTCAAATAGTAGCAAAAAAGTTGCTAACTTAGATTCATCTTTGATCATATTTAGAGGCTCCAAACTCACAAGAGGCAACAACTTTAGAATGCAAGAAAGTGCTAGCTCGGTGAACTCCATGTTGTGACTTTTTGATAGCTGAGTACCAAAAACTAGTTCCAAAAGTAGTGGCAAGAAGTTTAGTTGGTGGAAGCAAGATTTTCTGAAGGAGCAATACTCATCAGAGAGGACTCTAATTTTCTCAAGTGCTTGGAGCTTGTTTTCTAATTGGGGTGACTCAAGGGTGTGTTTTAATGCAGCTAAATAATCAATAGAGGCAGAGTTACCAAATTGTGGACCCAATTGGAGCCACTGGTTGATCAAGTGGCGAAGAGTGTGGTTGGGAACAATGGATGGATCATGAAGCTTCTGCATTGTGACAGGGCATGTGAGATTTCCGGCGGAAAACCATTTCTCTATGCTTGATCTGTCATAGGTTTGGCCTGTGCACAAAGTCACTGGATCTTCGAACAAGTCCAAGCTGATGGGGCATCTGAACAAGTGAGGAATGGTAATTTCAATTTGGGCTTCGTTCATGGAAAGAAAACTGAAAACTGAAGTGAAGATTATTATTTCCAAAGACCAAAGAAAGAAGCAAAATCAGTGGTTACTAATTGCTAAAATGGAACACTTTCAATTCAACAAAatggcagaaaaatcaaaagtagGGGGGATGTTTCTGGAGATATGATGTTGGGGGCAGCTTAAAGTTTGAGGCTTTAGGAGTGGCCAATACAAGGcaagcatattttttttttgaggcaCTAACTAAAACAGTAATGCCATAAAGATGGTGTCAGAAGTAGgataccttttttttcttctttggctACTAAAGCCTTGAGACAGAAGAAGTTAATGACAAGAGGGTGGAAGGAAACTAGAAAGTGGTGTGGTGCCTGAGGGAGTGTGAGTGGTAGAGGACTGAGAAATGGACCATTATGAGTTGCAAGTGATggggtaaaagaaaaaaaattataaaaagttggGGACTTACAATTCGGAAATGGACACAGAAGAGAAGAGAACAGTGGAGTGTGTGTGAGGAAGTTTATTTAAGCCTGCAGCTTCTGCCTGACAGACAGGACAgtggagaaagagaaagagcaaAAGTGCAATCTTGGTTGGAAGAAACAGGAAAGAACACCCACATACAGAGGTCCAAGAAACGGACCTTATCACAACTAATAATATAGAATAATTGTGGGAATGGTCCCCACCTTGCCCCTACCAATCCAGTCAAACTGACCCAACAAAAGggaaaattatttgtttatgtcTTTCAAGTTTGAATCACCTATTACCTGAGGAACCAAGAAATCTGTggcatttgttttcttttttctttttagcatATTATTACAGTCACACTTCCTGTAGTTTTTTGAAATTGTACatggtatttttattcttttaatcttttagaaccttttttataagaatttttggtatggtgttttttttaaagtaacaaGTAGTGTCATGCTATTTCAGACAATTAAGGAACTTACcgtgagaaattttaaaaaataagtatgtaAGTTATGCAAGTCGTGATGGATTAGGAAATCTTAAGCAAGCTGTTAGGACTCGCgaatttaaactttaatttatagtaatataaaaaattgtttaaccGTTCTTACATGTCAACTAGATAGTGAATGAGAtatatttcttcttctccttctcatttgattctctctcttcttttactatttttttttttgtttttttgcttttaaacctaatttttatatgatgaaAACGTGGTTGAAAGGATCTATCTTATGtgtctttaaatttttggatgaaattaatctcaatatataataaaaaaatactcttttatagttatatgaaaaaaatgttggaTAACAGAGAGTCTTATGTGCTTGCCACTTAGTTTATtcatttagatttattttttttaatttgcttgGTACTAATAGTGGAAGGAACTGTATTTAATGCTAGTCATAAGGCTCATGAGAGGAGCAATAATATGGGAAACCACGGGATGACTAGACAACGTAAGATATTTATTAGGCCTGAGCATGGGTTGGGTTCGGGTGGATTCGGCCCCAACTCTTGTAATTCGAGTCAATCTAATaagttacaaaatatattaaattttgattatttctttATCTTCAGCTTCGATGATTTACGGGTGGGTCAATTTGATCCAAATGGATTGGGTCAAAACACtttggatttaatttttttttcaaattcccatttaatttatttatttgggttGAGTTCATATTGCCAAGtcgaattttatcatttaatctttttctttattgtttaaTGTCCATAGAATTTTGTGCTGGAttctttaattgaaattaaatgatcacaagattaaaagattaaaattaaactcttatacGGGGTTGAGAATTGGAttgtcaaaaactatttgagaCCGAATTAAAAATCCACTTATCCATTGATCCCATTCAAATCCAtccaaattcattttttaattagattatgtTAGATTCAGGTAGAATGAAACCCATTTAGTGACtcctaatatttattataagttcATAACTGGAATCGCATGAAAGGAATATTCTATCTTTGCGTTCTCTCCCTTGCTTGGATTTCAGTTCAACCGTCAATTTGGGGATAAATAGTGAGTGGCATGTTGATGGACcctcataaatcataatttacAAATAGATCGCAACTTCAACGAGGGTGATTGCACGTGGTCAAATTATgaattcaaatcatttcaatGGAAAAAGAAGAtctaatttatttgtttgtataGAATATGTAAATTATGATAAATCTTTCGATATTATTTTTGATTTCTAGTATAAAAAGAAATCATTTCAACTCATCTCTAGTTGCTATCCTCCTTTACCTATTATACATTAttagaaaaattcaaaaagatGAAAAAGGTTAAAGAGGTAGCTTCTCAGAGAAtgatttccttttccttttcctttttatttttcttctcagtGGAGATTGAAAAGTCTtcacatttaataaaataataatcaaaaggattgtgttaaaattaaattatagttttgcaaaaaagttatatatttgtccatcttcataaaaaaatctgatataattttataacttttatttccAACCCACTTAATAActatttgttataaaattatttaaatatataataaatgaaaaaaatttatcacgCAGGCCAACCTCATGTGATAACACAgcgttaattttatttttatattaatttttttagcggAGTTGagtttcaaaaatttattttattttatttaaaatgatattaatttttattcataaaatataatttaagtagTCATGGTAATTGAGGTGATTGTGATGAgtatgcattttaattaaattaattaattgaatcaaTAAATCTTATATGGATTCTGATTTTATATAATACAATGATCAATTATTAAATTTGTCTTatgattataataatatatttttatttataattatggtaatatcattaatttttatttcttatataattaaaatcaattcaaatattgatcatttttatcatctttaattaaattaaagaaaaatagcatATACATAATGCTGGTGAATATagtaataaaagttaaatttatttaacgtTATATTAATAgatataaatagtataaaacctcataacaaattaaaattaaattttggctaataaaataaaataaaataaaattattattacgtTCTATATTTGGCGCTTTGTATAACTCAATTCAAATGCACTATTAGCAGGCACTATGGATCTAGAGGGGACAAGTAGGGGCTCGATCCTCCCTCCTTCtctcaaatttataatatatatatatatatattaaattaattagtataaaatcatataaaattaattttttatgttgttattataataatggttaattttaattaatataaaattgtgtaaaattaatattttttcttattttattgtaatgattaaaatagtaattagtgtaaaattaattatgtatttgttattattataataagaattaaagttatcatcatttaatataaaaattagtttcaattttatgtgtaaaaataataaaaaatttaaattattatctattaaaagttaaaaatttaagcaattataaaagaagaaaaaaaacttcaatCCCTTTATAAGATTTCTCAATCCGTCACTGAATGTTAAAACAATTTAATGGAATATCTGAATTTTCAACATTGTAGACCAGAAGGTTCCTAATCTAATAGATTTGAATATATGCACTTGCAGGAGAATAAGCGTGTACATGCGTCAGAAGGAATCTTCCTAAGCTAGTTTGTGTGCTTGTTTCGATTTTTTGACTGGCCAAACTTTTCCTCCATCACCGTTACCATTTTGTCAATGTTATGGCAGCCCCTGTATTCTTCATCTTCAACACTTCATATGCACATTTCTATTATACATAGATTAAATAAAAgagttattaaaattaatactgCTACATTTACTGCTATTAGGTTAAATTTTTACGAAAGCCTTGACCCATGACCACAAAATCTTCAGAGGGAAGAAATAATTGTTTTCCACAATGATATTCACTATGGTTTGGTTATGATATTTCACATTACTATTGCGTtctattaggattttttttatatttttctcataagttaattttaacttatgagaaaattttattttcttttcttagaagtgtttatgaaaaaaaaatcaaacatggcTTATGTATGTAGTTATATACAAGTAGAGCcaacttaaaaagaaagtaATAAATCCTAATTGGTCCTATGAGTAAGATAACTAAGAAAGCCTAAATCATTATCTTAGTTGTCATAATtagaaaattctaaattattgTCCTAATTACAATAATTAGGAAAACCTAAATCATTGacctaattatattaattagaaaaacctAAAGCATTATCCTAATTATAGTAACCAAGAAAGCTAGTGACTATAGAAAATCACTATCAATATGGTTAGTGATCCTGAGAATTAATAAAGGTACAATTCACTAAATTAagttataattagttttttcctCACTaccatttaaacttttttttatataaattaaaataataaaatcattagaATAGAGAATTTCTAGAAATGTAATTAATGTGATGTaattataagttgattttaacttattacaaataaataatctaaattaacgtttatttatttatctttttatgggAGACTTGGGATGGTCTggttatgtttatttttgttttttaacctCTCTTTCTAACCCTTAATTTGTACCCAGCATATCTGACAATTGAGTAGGCAAGAAAACcaagttaaaataaatgttcCCCTGAAAACAGGTAAGTTCGGCAACGAGGGAAATGGGAACAGAGAAAGAGACCAAACAACAAATTGAGAAAAAGATTGCCACCAATAAAACTTTAGAGTAAAGAATACTTTAAAGAAATTTTAGCCTTTGAACCCTATTTTGTCTGTCTTGGTCTTTGAacgtataataaattatattattattttttaagtaaataaattcAGTATTAAAAGTTAACCCCAATAAAACAGTTGAAATTACTATtcttttaataacaataaataaaatttggtcTTAACTTGTCataattttcttcatattttaaaagagaaaaaaattatacattgatattataaaaaagtcTTACATCATCATATAAGTACATAATCattaaactaatttgaaaatacACACCTATATATCTAGATAAGAACAAACTGAAATTTTTATAacgaaattattatttttttatttcttgaatgtCTTTACATTTTGTAGGTGTAGGTGAGATTAATTCAGTTGATCATAAAATGGTactttaaaataacttattcgaatttcatcttttcttgaGACCTCAATTAGCTTACAAGTACGCCCAAACTCTCTTGGTTACATAACATTATAAACATTACCAACACAGCAATAATCATAACTAGCTAACAAAATTGACGatggtttatatttttagtcGTGGGTTGGGGGCTTTGCCCCATTCTaatcagagaaaaaaaatgatggttAATCAAAACATatgtatacaatatatatatgtgtataatatttaatcaatgaGGTTGAATACTCGATCCTTACACtcaaatttcattaataattattttccaatgaatatatatatatatatatatatatatatatatatatatatatataaagtataaattagttttttttcttatttgtaagaattaaatacatgtatataagataatttacaataactcatacatcctacttaaataattaaactaaatgtcatttatattaattaattacttagaTTTTAGATGCACTTAATTAGTTGTCTTTAAATTGCAATTTAGATGCACATATAATAGTGTAAAGTTGTAGCGGATATCGTccaaataagtttattaattagtttaggTTTTAGAAGAGTAAAAAAACACAGAAACTGTTTAAATTTTgagtaagaaatttaaaagatcTCAGATTGATTTAAGAGAGACATACCGAGGACTAATAAGAAGACTCATACATGCCTTAaacttatattttgaaaaattataaatatatttattttcttttccattttatttCTATCCCATATATTTTATCACATCACATATATTGATTTctctttttacctttttctcttttcttcttattcCTTTTCACTTTTAAACCTATTTCATTCCATTTTGTTGTGAATGCATTTATATCAAATGGTCAAGATCATGTAATGTCATGATCAAGGCATCccaagagaagaaaatatattaaaaatcacgGAAAAGCATAATTTCAACTACATAGTCATAATCAGACCGAAAATAAAAGACAGAACAATCTTTACATCATCTTGGATACAAACCATACTTTGCAAGAGCATCACTAACCCAAATGACATATATTACTGTAGTCTTTtggatttttgataaaaatgccTTCCTAACTTTTTTACTCTTGTACATTACATTAATTGATCAAGAAAATACAGTctctcaataattattttacaaatattgttatagattttttttcatatatcaaGTAGTTATagcacaactttttttttttttttttgcattataCTAATTTTTGTATCCACTAAGGCCACAAACGAAACGTagtataatatgatttttaatctgAGTTGGTTTGTATTTGTTCGATCAAATGACGGGacttgaatgataaaaaaagaatagcAAGAACATGTATAATAAACACCCTAAATatcaattttcatcttttaagagTTGTAGCCTTGAGGACTTCTAGAATTGCATGTAGAAAGAAGGCTTGGATAGAGAACACATGTTTAATACTTTGGAGGGTCAAATTAAACTACTGAATATATACCGCGATAATGACAACATTCGTAAATAACTTGAATTCTTCAATGCAACAGGAAAAACGACGGAATTTCTATGTAAATTAGGAGATATATATACACACTAGCCGTCCAATAAGCCAAAATTGACATTGTGTCCACTTTATATGCGAAATggggaatttatttatttatttataaaaaagaatgtcATTTTAAACAATTCAACAATCACATTATGAACATTTCGATATGATATGATATCTTTCAGTTTTCAAGAAAATGATTATACGTTTCCAAGATTTTCCATGTGGTTCTCACGCTTTAATTTTGCCAATTCCAGCCCCCATGAAGGAAGAGTCCACTTTGGTGGTGGTTTTTGAACTGTAATTATAAACCACGTGTTTAGGGATGGGCAAAAAATCATGCTGCTGCATCCATGAAGACGAATTTTTTTCTGAATGGGTTTTTCCTTGCAACATTTGAGAGCAAAAGTCCTCCCCAGTTTGACTATGTTGAGTATCTATCATATTTGATTagatgatattatatataaatatttgcaagagaaaaaataaaaataactttttctataaactaaaatttaatatataagatttttttaacataaatttacGTATAAATTAATGGGTTGAAATTCTCTCATATTAACTTttctaacaaatattttattttatacataagttaattttaacttataaataaagttattttatttttttcttctaaaaatcttaaaaaaatttatccaaagagACTCAATAAGTTAAAATAGAGTCagaatgaattaaattataattcaataataaattgtatcaactattatattattgatttcatccccagataatatatattttgggagaaaaataattttttttaagtatgatTAAGTTTGAGATTAAGAATTAGTCGCATAATTGAAAGTTTGTAATGATATATGAGGATCCACCGAGGGGTCAAAAGCCCTATTATGGTGattaccaaaaataaataaattattatatcattaataattttatataaataatgtaactttattaatttaattataaatcataatagataattattataatagtgATAGCGATAAATAAACTGATAATTACTTTTCATTTGTATACTtttagactattttattctttaactaATCTTGTGTATATCgaatttcaaatgatcaaaatatttaacaatgaTGAATGAAAAGAGAGGAAAACAAAGCATAAGGTGGAATGAAGTATACATTCACACTATAATTTATCAGCATACATATAAAGACTAGTTTTGAATGAAATTACAATTAATGTTGCAAACAAAATAAGCTTGAGTAACCACTAGCTCAAAAGTCACCCAATTTCACCTATTATAGATTGATTGAATTGATTACACTTGCAcatcagaaaaaataaaagtaacatATTTGTCTTCCaaagtataagaaaaaagtCTCAAGTTGAGTCAATTCTATCAAGGAGttataaaatatcaagaaaacaaattgtgCTAACATAACAGCTGTATGTACATTTCTTCTTCTAAGAGTTGAAAAGGGtagaaacacaaaaaaaaaaaaagcttctaCTCCACAAGACATAATTAATacatagagaaaaagaaaagaaaagaaatgtttTTGTACTTTGCCATGACACAAGAAGCCGGAAGCAAGTTTAAAAATTGTCTAGCGATCTGAATTGAACATTTTATGTCCTGATGGAGGTGGTGTGGAACTATGGCTAATGCCAGTAATATGTTCTTCAGCATTTGGTGTTTCCAATCCTTCACATGGTGAACCATCCCCAACATATTGTTGCAGCACCAAGACAGAAGCAGTGGCTGCAAAATCTGAAGAAGCAAGCATATCCCCAATTGCCCCTATCTCAGGACACTCACTCCAATCAGTGAGTCCTGCAGTGAGAGGTGAAATGACCCCTTGACCTCTCCCAACAATGAAAAGATCATGAATGTCATCCATTGTTCTTATTGCTGCCACCGTGTCCTCCCCATTGGAGACGAGCTTCTCAACATAACCAACCGAATTATCATCCTCACACCTGATCCTAAACTCATGTATTAGCTTTTCATCAAGCTGCTTCTGTATATCCCTATCTGTTTGCACTGTGAGGACCCTTGGTTGATGGAAATCAATACTaccatgttgttgttgttggctgAAAGGCTCAAGTTGTACTTGATCAGTTTGGACAAAACGCATTACGGTGAGGCTAATCCCGGGATGTTCGACCATTCTCCATCGATAGCACAATGCCTCTCTATCATCTGGTCCTCCAAAGAACAAGACTGCTACATGGTGAGATACTTGATTTCCTGCCAAGTTGTTAGAGCCACTTAAGCCTCTATCCACTAGAATTCCTACCGAGCAAGGAGCATTTGCTAGCACATTCTGGTTGATGGATCTGTATGCCATGTTTGTAGCTTCCATGCCGCCATCAACCGTTTGTTGTTTGTGGAATGGAACAATTACGAGGGACACGCGGTTGTCCGCTGCCAAATTGCATATGTCTTCATGCATGGTCGAGTAACGGGAGATTGCTGTTAAGGGTTGGACTGAGATGTATGAAGCATGCTGCTCATAGTTTTCAAAGGCTTTGATTATGTGGTCAGATTGTGCTTCGGTTCTATTAAGGACAGGGGCATCTTGTTTTGCAGTGTTGTGAACAATGAGAATGGCTGATGTACGCCCACTCAGCTCCACCAAATGGAGCACATACACACATATTGGGGAGTTCTTTGTTGGATTAGAGACTTCAAGGAGGTTGATCATTGTTGGAACGTTTCAAGGGGTGTGGACACAGACTAGTATTCTGAACTCGGTATCTAATTTTGACATCTCAATGCTTCTTCTTTTGTAATATATGCTATTTCTTGATGGcctataaattattgatatggCAGGTACAATAATTCCAGTCATTATCACTGTTATAACCACCATAATTGCAAATGATTCTTCGTCAAAAACCTGCACACAGTTGTAAATAATTCAATGCTTTTATGCATTCAAGATTTAACGTAACAATATTCATTATAGTATTAGTACCTTCTGGTCCTTGCCAACATTAAGCACAACCATTTCAACAAGGCCTTTTGTGTTCATGAGCAAACCAAGGGCAGCTCCTTCATGtattggcatttgataaaacaATGCAACCAAAATCGTTCCAGCAACTTTACCAATGCAGGCCAGAAAAATGACTAGAAGAAGAATTAACCAGGTGTGTGACCCATGGATGAGCCCTA is a window encoding:
- the LOC100815247 gene encoding U-box domain-containing protein 25 isoform X2 yields the protein MQKLHDPSIVPNHTLRHLINQWLQLGPQFGNSASIDYLAALKHTLESPQLENKLQALEKIRVLSDEYCSFRKSCFHQLNFLPLLLELVFGTQLSKSHNMEFTELALSCILKLLPLVSLEPLNMIKDESKLATFLLLFEKGTSSVKTSLCHLIDSTASPQTEEVCHMLGHSHKLVHEIVVLVRQNCEVSKVVAIKAMLALCSLQSNRENLVREGAIDGAITYISGCETRQKNAAPLAMAIIKKLLVLDSAKEALVNHPNGVETLVKMVFRVCNQECSESAVGILAIVCCDFGRAREEAIGAGVLTQLLFLLQSQCGTKTKTKARMLLKLLRSKWIEEPKQV
- the LOC100815247 gene encoding U-box domain-containing protein 25 isoform X1, translated to MNEAQIEITIPHLFRCPISLDLFEDPVTLCTGQTYDRSSIEKWFSAGNLTCPVTMQKLHDPSIVPNHTLRHLINQWLQLGPQFGNSASIDYLAALKHTLESPQLENKLQALEKIRVLSDEYCSFRKSCFHQLNFLPLLLELVFGTQLSKSHNMEFTELALSCILKLLPLVSLEPLNMIKDESKLATFLLLFEKGTSSVKTSLCHLIDSTASPQTEEVCHMLGHSHKLVHEIVVLVRQNCEVSKVVAIKAMLALCSLQSNRENLVREGAIDGAITYISGCETRQKNAAPLAMAIIKKLLVLDSAKEALVNHPNGVETLVKMVFRVCNQECSESAVGILAIVCCDFGRAREEAIGAGVLTQLLFLLQSQCGTKTKTKARMLLKLLRSKWIEEPKQV